One genomic region from Vicinamibacterales bacterium encodes:
- a CDS encoding carboxymuconolactone decarboxylase family protein — MSVQEDYEKVYTELIGFVPPRIQQRIRLGLEVDPELLRQTEQIRQTAMYPKCFDVKTAQLILVGILLAHLAPAAEFHARAAKRAGATKEELHAVAGLTFLFRGLPAFNLASEIINKIFDEEAA; from the coding sequence ATGAGTGTGCAAGAAGATTACGAAAAGGTTTATACCGAGCTAATTGGATTTGTCCCGCCACGTATTCAACAACGTATTCGTCTTGGTCTTGAGGTCGATCCTGAGTTACTACGTCAGACTGAACAGATCCGTCAGACTGCGATGTACCCGAAATGTTTCGACGTAAAGACAGCTCAGTTGATCCTAGTGGGCATCCTGCTAGCGCACTTGGCTCCGGCGGCTGAGTTCCACGCGCGCGCGGCCAAACGTGCTGGGGCAACCAAGGAAGAACTGCACGCCGTGGCTGGGCTGACATTTCTATTTCGTGGCCTGCCGGCGTTCAATCTGGCGTCTGAGATCATCAATAAAATCTTCGACGAAGAGGCTGCATAG
- a CDS encoding FAD-linked oxidase C-terminal domain-containing protein — MTRHPTHPIAERLAQELDGDVRFDPMTRELFSTDASSYRIVPIGVVFPKHFEDVQRIVDLTARDQIALLPRGGGTSLGGQTVGEAVIIDFSKYMHQVLEINLEETWARIQPGVVLDNFNSLLQPTGFMFGPEVSPSSQATLGGMVGNNSCGSRSIQYGKMVDHVVELRGVLASGSVFKFGCLSEAELATTLQKDTETALIIRAVNDLAITHRDEIDQRFPKIQRRVAGYNLDELGLRNGFNLAGLLVGSEGTLAINTEARVQLVRKPKHAVLGVCHFKTFSDSMHASASIVTLEPYAIELSDKLLIDFARESPLHRDKLHFVHGNPEALLIVEFAGEELSQLNKKLDTLSVLMRDLGFGDNVVRVTEPLRCAEVWTVRKAGLGLLGSVRGGAKPVAFVEDTAVAPEQLPEFTAAFREVLNRYGVRAAFYGHASVGCLHVRPMLDLRKAEDVGKYRAIAEEVTELTMKFGGTHSGEHGEGLARSEFNPKVFGETLYAAFREVKAAFDPHGRMNPGKKVDAPPMDENLRYGAAYTTTFPVPILDYAEFGGMDSAIEMCNGNARCRKSEVGTMCPSYMVTLDEMHSTRGRANALRAAISGGLPTESLYSDEMHEVMELCIGCKACKLECPSQVDMAEHKYEFQVQYHARTGVPLRTLALGHAHAVAAIGSAFAPLSNLGQWGPLRWLTNTVLGLDSRRSLPRFRRDTFWRWWQQQSARTQVHSPKTVVLLADTFTNYYEPAVAIDAVRVLEAAGYTVVVPKPTCCGRPQISKGLHAPAVDAARATVMQLLPYIDRGVPILGLEPSCLLTFRDEYPSLLQSEESKTLAAGSWLVEEFLANEAAAGQLTLNLRSRDSEVLLHGHCHQKAIATTRATRAALDLIPGLKVSEIDSGCCGMAGSFGYEVGHYDLSVAMAERVLAPRIRAASQDTTIVANGTSCRHQIADLTGRTALHVVQVLARALNTSG, encoded by the coding sequence GTGACACGCCACCCTACGCATCCGATTGCGGAGCGTCTTGCTCAGGAACTTGACGGCGACGTTCGCTTCGATCCGATGACCCGCGAGTTGTTTTCCACCGACGCGAGCAGTTACCGAATCGTTCCGATCGGCGTTGTGTTTCCGAAGCACTTCGAGGATGTCCAGCGCATCGTCGACTTGACGGCACGCGACCAGATCGCGCTCCTGCCTAGGGGTGGCGGTACCAGCCTAGGCGGCCAAACGGTCGGTGAGGCAGTGATCATCGACTTTTCCAAGTACATGCACCAAGTACTTGAAATCAACTTGGAGGAAACTTGGGCACGAATCCAACCTGGGGTCGTACTCGACAACTTTAATAGTCTCCTGCAACCGACCGGCTTCATGTTCGGCCCTGAAGTGTCGCCATCTTCGCAGGCCACTCTGGGTGGCATGGTGGGTAACAACTCATGCGGTTCGCGGTCGATCCAATACGGCAAAATGGTGGATCACGTTGTCGAACTCCGAGGTGTTCTCGCAAGCGGTTCGGTATTCAAGTTTGGATGTTTATCGGAGGCTGAACTTGCGACCACGCTACAGAAAGACACTGAGACTGCTCTGATCATCCGGGCCGTGAATGACCTAGCAATTACCCATCGTGACGAAATCGATCAGCGTTTCCCAAAGATCCAGCGGCGTGTCGCCGGTTACAACCTAGATGAGCTTGGGCTCCGGAACGGGTTCAATCTGGCTGGATTACTCGTTGGGTCAGAAGGTACGCTCGCCATCAACACCGAAGCACGCGTGCAACTCGTCCGAAAGCCTAAGCATGCTGTGCTTGGCGTGTGTCATTTCAAAACATTCTCGGATTCAATGCACGCTTCGGCGTCCATCGTCACATTGGAGCCCTACGCCATTGAACTCAGTGACAAGTTATTGATCGATTTTGCACGCGAGTCACCACTCCATCGAGACAAGCTTCACTTTGTCCACGGTAACCCCGAAGCACTGTTAATTGTTGAATTCGCTGGCGAGGAACTCAGCCAACTAAATAAGAAACTTGACACTCTCTCTGTTCTGATGCGTGACCTCGGATTCGGCGACAACGTCGTTAGGGTGACTGAACCTTTACGGTGCGCTGAAGTGTGGACGGTTCGTAAGGCTGGACTCGGGCTCTTAGGTAGCGTAAGGGGGGGCGCGAAGCCAGTCGCCTTCGTGGAAGACACCGCGGTCGCGCCCGAACAATTGCCGGAGTTTACGGCCGCATTTAGAGAGGTCCTCAATAGGTACGGCGTTCGCGCGGCTTTCTATGGCCATGCTTCGGTCGGGTGCCTTCACGTTCGGCCAATGCTCGACTTACGAAAAGCAGAGGACGTTGGAAAATACCGCGCGATTGCTGAAGAAGTTACTGAACTAACCATGAAATTCGGTGGCACACACTCTGGCGAACACGGTGAGGGACTCGCCCGATCTGAGTTCAACCCGAAGGTATTCGGCGAGACACTCTATGCGGCGTTCCGGGAAGTGAAAGCGGCGTTCGACCCGCATGGCCGGATGAACCCTGGCAAGAAGGTTGATGCACCGCCGATGGATGAGAATCTTCGATACGGCGCCGCTTACACAACTACTTTCCCAGTGCCTATTCTTGACTATGCCGAATTCGGAGGAATGGACTCGGCCATTGAAATGTGCAACGGAAACGCTCGGTGTCGGAAATCGGAAGTGGGAACAATGTGTCCTTCCTACATGGTGACACTCGATGAAATGCATTCAACGCGCGGCCGCGCCAACGCACTCCGTGCGGCGATCTCTGGTGGATTACCAACCGAAAGCCTGTACTCCGATGAGATGCACGAGGTGATGGAGCTCTGCATCGGGTGCAAGGCCTGTAAGCTCGAATGCCCGTCGCAAGTCGACATGGCTGAGCACAAGTACGAGTTCCAGGTGCAATATCACGCTAGGACTGGCGTGCCGCTACGCACGTTAGCGCTGGGTCATGCCCATGCCGTGGCGGCGATCGGGTCGGCCTTTGCACCGCTGTCAAATCTTGGTCAGTGGGGTCCGCTGCGATGGTTGACCAACACTGTCCTCGGTCTGGACAGCCGCCGGTCGCTTCCTCGTTTCCGGCGTGACACGTTCTGGCGCTGGTGGCAGCAGCAATCCGCAAGAACCCAAGTCCATTCACCTAAAACTGTCGTTCTTCTGGCTGACACCTTCACGAATTACTACGAGCCTGCAGTGGCGATTGACGCGGTACGAGTACTTGAGGCAGCAGGCTACACAGTCGTTGTACCTAAACCCACGTGTTGCGGTCGACCACAGATCTCAAAAGGATTGCACGCACCCGCGGTCGATGCCGCGCGCGCCACTGTCATGCAATTGCTGCCTTATATCGACCGCGGCGTCCCGATTCTCGGCCTTGAACCCTCCTGCCTACTCACTTTCCGCGACGAATACCCAAGTTTGTTGCAGTCGGAAGAATCGAAGACACTCGCAGCTGGGTCTTGGCTAGTGGAGGAGTTTCTCGCAAATGAAGCGGCAGCAGGGCAACTGACACTCAACTTGCGTTCGAGAGACTCAGAAGTCCTTCTGCATGGCCATTGTCACCAGAAGGCGATCGCGACAACACGCGCAACTCGTGCCGCACTTGACTTGATTCCAGGCCTCAAGGTATCTGAGATCGATTCGGGGTGCTGCGGCATGGCCGGTTCATTCGGCTATGAAGTCGGTCATTACGACCTGTCGGTGGCTATGGCCGAGCGTGTCCTCGCTCCGCGCATCAGAGCAGCTTCGCAAGACACCACCATCGTCGCCAATGGGACGTCCTGCCGCCACCAGATCGCCGACCTGACAGGCCGGACCGCCTTACACGTGGTACAAGTTCTTGCCCGAGCTCTCAACACGAGCGGCTGA
- a CDS encoding SLC13 family permease codes for MDVATISLLALLVTIVVSCTIRLHVGFLAIGLAWLVGLHAGIDANQVMAGFPTRLFLTLAGVTLLFSQAQANGTLDRVARRAVLYCRGNAGVIPMMFFALAFVLASIGPGNIAATAIIAPMAMVVAGQVGIPAFLVAIMVGNGANAGSLSPIAPTGIIVNGIMADVGLTGFEWHNYLNNMVAHTVIAFGAYFLLGGMKLIRRRHNGEIEVPDNPGTEEATDWSFDRSHYVTMSVILTLIVGVIFFGINIGMGAFTGAILLSLLKVGDELKAVNLMPWRVIMMVCGVTVLISLLDETGGLALFTQLLAGISTPDSVTAVIAFSTGFISIYSSTSGVVLPAMLPTVPGLANLLGGVEPIAIASAMNVGGHLVDVSALSTLGALCLAAAPKTEDPRALFNKLMAWGLSMTIVGAAYCYLLFTVLGIGIP; via the coding sequence ATGGATGTCGCTACCATTTCGTTACTTGCCCTATTAGTCACTATCGTTGTTAGCTGCACGATCCGGCTACACGTGGGTTTTCTGGCCATTGGTCTGGCCTGGTTAGTGGGTCTCCATGCCGGCATCGACGCAAATCAGGTCATGGCGGGTTTCCCAACCCGCTTGTTTCTGACGCTGGCTGGCGTGACCTTGTTGTTTTCACAGGCTCAGGCGAACGGCACCCTCGACCGGGTCGCGCGCCGAGCCGTGCTGTACTGCCGCGGCAACGCAGGTGTCATACCGATGATGTTTTTCGCGTTGGCCTTCGTGCTTGCCTCAATCGGACCCGGTAACATTGCCGCGACCGCAATCATTGCACCCATGGCGATGGTGGTGGCGGGGCAAGTCGGCATACCCGCGTTCTTGGTCGCGATAATGGTCGGAAACGGTGCCAACGCCGGTTCGCTATCGCCTATCGCACCTACCGGTATCATCGTCAATGGCATCATGGCCGATGTTGGGCTTACCGGGTTCGAGTGGCACAACTACCTCAACAACATGGTGGCGCACACGGTGATCGCCTTCGGCGCGTATTTCCTATTGGGTGGTATGAAGCTGATAAGGAGGCGCCACAATGGCGAGATTGAGGTTCCGGATAATCCTGGCACTGAGGAGGCCACCGATTGGAGCTTTGACCGGAGCCACTATGTGACGATGAGCGTAATCCTTACTCTTATTGTCGGCGTCATCTTTTTTGGAATAAACATCGGGATGGGTGCCTTTACGGGCGCCATTCTGCTATCGCTGCTCAAGGTAGGCGATGAATTGAAAGCAGTGAATCTGATGCCGTGGCGTGTCATCATGATGGTGTGCGGTGTGACCGTACTGATCTCATTGCTCGACGAGACCGGCGGCCTCGCTCTCTTCACCCAACTACTGGCTGGCATATCGACGCCGGATTCAGTAACGGCGGTCATAGCCTTTTCGACGGGCTTTATTTCAATTTACAGTAGCACTTCTGGTGTCGTCTTGCCGGCGATGTTACCGACGGTGCCGGGGCTTGCCAACTTACTGGGTGGAGTCGAGCCGATCGCAATCGCGTCAGCGATGAATGTCGGTGGCCACCTTGTCGATGTGTCAGCACTTTCAACTTTGGGTGCTCTCTGCCTGGCCGCCGCGCCAAAGACCGAAGACCCACGCGCCTTATTTAATAAGTTAATGGCTTGGGGTTTGTCGATGACGATTGTTGGTGCAGCTTACTGTTATCTGCTCTTCACAGTTCTGGGGATTGGCATACCGTAA
- a CDS encoding enoyl-CoA hydratase/isomerase family protein yields MSTSHTIFEIVGPIATLTFNRPDVRNAMTWSMYQALIDACDAVDATKGIRTLVLKGAGGQAFVSGTDIGQFREFESPRDGVNYERRLDEVMDRLERVTKPTIAQIEGAATGGGCAIALACDLRYCTPESRFGIPIAKTLGNCLSVANHARLLDLIGPARVKEMIFTGRLINATEAATLGLVNRVVEAHHLAQSVREVAAAIAENAPLTIMATKEITRRILASRRPDPADGRELIELCYASDDFAEGIESFLAKRPPKWLGQ; encoded by the coding sequence GTGTCTACATCTCACACAATCTTCGAAATAGTCGGTCCAATCGCCACCTTGACCTTTAACCGTCCGGATGTGCGAAACGCCATGACTTGGAGCATGTATCAAGCCTTGATCGACGCGTGTGACGCTGTTGACGCCACTAAAGGTATCCGCACGCTCGTATTAAAAGGCGCCGGTGGCCAAGCCTTCGTATCTGGCACCGACATCGGCCAGTTCCGGGAGTTCGAATCGCCTCGTGACGGTGTTAACTACGAACGCCGGCTTGACGAGGTGATGGACCGTCTTGAACGAGTCACAAAGCCAACCATCGCTCAGATCGAAGGCGCAGCCACTGGCGGCGGCTGCGCGATCGCGTTGGCGTGCGACTTGCGCTACTGCACGCCTGAATCGAGATTCGGGATACCAATTGCCAAAACCCTTGGTAATTGTTTGTCCGTTGCCAACCACGCCCGCTTACTCGATCTGATCGGACCAGCGAGAGTAAAGGAGATGATCTTCACGGGGCGGCTGATCAACGCGACCGAGGCTGCCACGCTGGGTCTTGTCAACCGGGTGGTTGAGGCGCACCACCTAGCACAGTCGGTGCGTGAAGTTGCCGCAGCCATTGCTGAAAACGCGCCTCTAACCATCATGGCCACAAAGGAGATCACCCGCAGGATTCTAGCTAGCCGTCGACCCGACCCGGCTGATGGACGCGAATTGATCGAACTCTGTTACGCGAGTGACGATTTTGCCGAAGGCATCGAGTCGTTCTTAGCAAAACGGCCACCGAAGTGGCTGGGGCAATAG
- a CDS encoding CoA transferase — MPSNGALADIRVLDVTQVMAGPYCAMLLCDMGADVIKVEPPEGDSSRRMAGASTADSPSFNAVNRGKRGVVIDLKSTEGRGVFERLAASADVLIENFRPGVMARLGLDYPRLANQNPGLIYASISGYGQTGPKANRGGFDLVAQGVSGIISVTGEPGRIPVKAGVPITDLGAALFAASGILAALYHRAVRTGRGQYIDTSLVEAGVAFSVWEATEYFSGVGVPGPLGSAHRMSAPYQAIRCLDGYITLGAANDRIFRRLCDLLGHPTWADDGDYADDTARVRNREALAQQIQGITEKESCRHWLDLFEAHDIPCGPINDYAAVVRDSQIQARGMVVETEHPTLGTIKTLGSPLKFSETLIAAGQPAPLLGQHTDAVLHEAGYDDEEIARLRDKKAVK; from the coding sequence ATGCCCAGTAACGGTGCACTTGCCGATATCCGCGTCCTCGACGTCACCCAGGTGATGGCCGGGCCATACTGCGCGATGCTACTGTGCGACATGGGTGCCGATGTGATCAAGGTCGAACCACCCGAGGGCGACTCCTCCCGGCGGATGGCCGGAGCAAGCACCGCCGACAGTCCGAGCTTCAATGCAGTCAATCGGGGGAAGCGGGGAGTGGTTATCGACCTCAAATCGACCGAAGGACGGGGTGTTTTTGAACGGCTGGCGGCGTCAGCCGACGTCCTAATTGAGAATTTCCGTCCAGGTGTGATGGCCCGGCTTGGGCTGGACTACCCTCGGCTCGCGAACCAGAACCCTGGGCTCATCTATGCCTCGATTTCTGGGTACGGGCAGACCGGACCAAAGGCTAACCGAGGGGGATTCGACCTCGTAGCACAGGGTGTTTCTGGCATCATTTCGGTTACAGGTGAGCCAGGGAGAATTCCGGTTAAAGCTGGTGTACCTATTACCGATCTTGGCGCAGCGCTCTTTGCGGCGTCGGGGATCTTGGCGGCCCTATACCATCGCGCCGTGAGGACTGGGCGCGGCCAATATATCGACACCTCGCTTGTTGAGGCCGGTGTAGCATTCTCGGTATGGGAAGCGACGGAATATTTTTCTGGCGTGGGGGTGCCGGGCCCGCTCGGTTCGGCTCATCGGATGAGTGCTCCATACCAGGCGATCCGTTGCCTAGACGGTTACATTACGCTCGGTGCTGCCAATGATCGAATCTTCCGAAGGCTGTGTGACCTTCTTGGCCATCCAACATGGGCCGATGATGGGGACTACGCTGACGATACCGCCCGGGTCAGAAATCGGGAGGCCCTAGCACAGCAAATCCAGGGGATTACGGAAAAGGAATCCTGTCGCCACTGGCTTGATTTATTTGAGGCACACGATATCCCCTGCGGACCGATCAACGACTACGCGGCGGTGGTAAGGGATTCACAGATTCAGGCCCGGGGGATGGTGGTAGAGACCGAACACCCAACCCTTGGCACAATCAAGACACTAGGCTCACCGCTCAAGTTCTCTGAGACACTCATCGCAGCCGGTCAGCCTGCGCCGCTTCTCGGCCAGCATACGGACGCGGTTCTCCACGAGGCGGGCTACGATGATGAGGAAATTGCTCGCCTGCGAGATAAAAAGGCTGTGAAGTAA
- a CDS encoding DUF5107 domain-containing protein, whose product MAAVTTWADQVVIPTYPLHPEDVNPRFFELEGTLIYPYPMQDHLSRTRVDKTYQALFLENEYIRAMCISSLGGRILSVYDKIRSREMFYRNRVIKPGLIALRGAWFSGGIEWNRGPQSHTVTSYSPVDVLTVKHLDGSASFVIGYTELNFRTGWEVRFTLHPGRACIDERVTIFNPTDFPHSYYFWNNTAFRNTPGTRFCYPMKAASDHDRFFPWPIYQNRDLRWLKNYPDATPVFAYSCPFDFFGVYDLREDYGVVQCANHHVVPGKKAWTWGQSDAGRMSQTALTDDASSYIEVQSGPLRTQTDYAVLGPGQQVAWQEWWYPVAGLGTGFEYATKDIAVERTARDGKVQFKVAATAAHPGARFEVRRNAISLLANYVDLTPDTPTQIDLSLEAECLVEVQVTAADGRLLAEYQSPLEIPEVQIPTELHSEWSEPKSADDMHERGVEFDRLMDRVNARKWYRWASESEPSHIGALVALARLDVQAGLYEVADERLASALARKPDDGPARYLRGIVRLRQDRSDEAFACGIKASTHRDTESLGLGVAARALMRQGAFQEAFTMFSTAYELGDLDRVRLFEWMMLAMHFSGESVRARSLAKQVIAEGNARLVPRAVVAMVDGGDWKRFATETRSFLGEFEFAYLELGLCLADLGLFDDATSMLRATLVEGPLNEVVRPLPLYHVAYYMARAGKDDVATEWLHRAQTTCEDYVFPSQVDALPILRYAIERQPADARAHLYLGNLLAGLGRLDDAVRHWKQAVQQDQTLSVAFRNLGIDAWKRQGVLSDAADWFRQGVVARPSDQVMHRDLANVLITLGHRREAISLLKSMSPAPSLRNDVTTVLARAYLDEHQCDESLDVLETATYSNWEGDIDNWLVFVGAHVERGRERLKNGDALLALEDFEAALTYPKHLHVGRPSQPREAKALYWKGYALAALSRTSEARAAWQAGAAGAPMNEEQKDYISKCEEQLETES is encoded by the coding sequence ATGGCTGCCGTCACAACTTGGGCCGACCAGGTCGTCATTCCGACATACCCACTACATCCCGAAGATGTAAACCCCAGATTTTTTGAACTCGAAGGTACGCTTATCTACCCGTACCCTATGCAGGATCATCTCTCCCGGACGAGGGTGGACAAGACTTATCAAGCACTCTTTTTAGAGAACGAATACATTCGAGCGATGTGCATTTCTTCTCTTGGCGGGAGGATTCTTTCAGTCTACGACAAGATTCGAAGCCGCGAAATGTTCTACCGAAACAGAGTAATTAAACCCGGACTGATTGCTTTACGCGGCGCTTGGTTTTCCGGTGGCATTGAGTGGAATCGTGGTCCACAGAGCCATACCGTGACGAGTTATTCCCCGGTCGATGTCTTAACTGTGAAACATCTTGATGGTTCGGCTTCGTTCGTAATTGGCTATACAGAATTGAACTTCCGCACGGGATGGGAGGTCAGGTTTACACTTCACCCGGGCCGCGCGTGTATCGACGAGCGGGTGACCATCTTTAACCCGACTGATTTTCCACACAGCTATTATTTCTGGAACAACACGGCCTTTCGGAACACCCCAGGGACGCGGTTCTGTTATCCGATGAAGGCTGCGAGTGACCACGATCGCTTCTTCCCGTGGCCGATCTATCAGAATCGCGACCTGCGGTGGCTGAAGAACTATCCTGACGCGACGCCTGTATTTGCCTACTCGTGCCCATTCGATTTCTTCGGTGTTTACGACCTCAGGGAGGACTACGGTGTGGTGCAGTGTGCCAACCATCATGTCGTCCCTGGCAAGAAAGCTTGGACTTGGGGACAGTCGGATGCTGGAAGGATGAGCCAGACCGCGCTCACGGACGATGCGAGCTCTTATATAGAAGTGCAAAGTGGACCGCTCCGAACGCAGACTGACTACGCTGTCCTTGGGCCGGGCCAACAAGTCGCTTGGCAGGAGTGGTGGTATCCCGTGGCTGGTTTGGGAACGGGTTTCGAGTACGCGACCAAAGACATTGCGGTTGAGCGCACCGCTCGTGATGGGAAAGTCCAGTTCAAAGTTGCTGCGACTGCGGCACACCCCGGCGCTCGGTTTGAGGTCCGACGAAATGCCATCTCACTGTTGGCTAACTATGTGGATCTGACTCCGGACACCCCAACTCAGATTGATTTGAGCCTAGAGGCAGAATGCTTGGTTGAGGTGCAGGTTACCGCTGCGGACGGCAGGCTACTCGCGGAGTACCAATCGCCATTGGAGATTCCCGAGGTGCAGATTCCGACGGAATTGCATAGCGAGTGGTCCGAGCCCAAGAGTGCCGACGATATGCACGAGCGTGGCGTTGAGTTTGACCGGTTGATGGACCGTGTTAATGCTAGGAAGTGGTACAGGTGGGCGAGTGAGTCAGAGCCCTCACATATTGGAGCCCTTGTTGCCCTTGCGAGACTGGATGTACAGGCGGGGTTGTACGAAGTTGCTGACGAACGGTTGGCGAGCGCCTTGGCGAGAAAACCAGACGATGGCCCAGCTCGGTACTTGCGGGGGATTGTCCGTCTTAGACAGGACCGGAGTGACGAGGCGTTCGCATGTGGAATTAAGGCTTCAACTCACCGGGACACCGAATCGCTGGGGCTGGGCGTTGCTGCCCGCGCATTGATGCGACAAGGTGCGTTTCAGGAAGCTTTCACGATGTTTAGCACGGCATACGAACTGGGCGATCTGGACCGTGTCCGGCTGTTTGAGTGGATGATGCTCGCGATGCACTTCTCGGGTGAGTCAGTCCGTGCAAGGAGTTTAGCGAAACAGGTAATCGCTGAGGGTAACGCCCGTTTAGTGCCGCGCGCTGTAGTTGCAATGGTAGATGGTGGTGATTGGAAACGATTCGCGACAGAGACACGCTCCTTTCTTGGTGAGTTCGAATTTGCTTACCTAGAACTTGGTCTGTGTCTTGCCGACCTTGGACTTTTTGATGATGCGACCAGCATGCTACGCGCAACGCTCGTTGAGGGCCCCCTCAACGAGGTGGTGCGCCCGTTGCCGCTGTACCACGTTGCCTACTACATGGCTCGTGCTGGCAAAGATGACGTGGCAACAGAGTGGCTCCACCGCGCCCAGACCACTTGCGAAGATTATGTTTTTCCTTCGCAGGTCGACGCCTTACCTATCCTTAGGTACGCAATTGAACGACAACCCGCTGATGCAAGAGCCCATCTGTATCTTGGCAACCTACTTGCTGGGCTAGGACGGCTGGATGATGCGGTGCGGCACTGGAAACAAGCCGTGCAACAGGATCAAACGTTAAGCGTGGCGTTTAGAAATCTTGGAATTGATGCCTGGAAGCGACAGGGTGTCTTAAGCGATGCAGCCGACTGGTTTCGTCAGGGTGTTGTGGCCAGGCCATCTGATCAAGTGATGCATCGCGATCTTGCGAACGTTCTCATTACTCTGGGGCACCGTCGGGAAGCGATCTCACTCTTGAAGAGCATGTCCCCAGCGCCATCTCTCCGGAATGATGTGACAACAGTGTTGGCACGCGCCTATCTTGACGAGCATCAATGTGATGAGTCGCTAGACGTGCTTGAGACCGCGACCTACTCGAACTGGGAAGGTGATATCGATAATTGGCTGGTTTTTGTTGGTGCTCACGTCGAACGAGGTCGTGAACGACTAAAAAATGGCGATGCGCTCCTGGCCTTGGAGGATTTTGAGGCGGCCCTGACCTACCCCAAACACCTACACGTTGGACGTCCGTCACAACCACGCGAGGCCAAGGCCTTGTATTGGAAGGGATACGCTCTGGCTGCACTTAGCCGCACTTCTGAGGCGCGTGCTGCTTGGCAAGCCGGTGCCGCCGGCGCGCCAATGAACGAAGAGCAGAAAGATTACATTTCGAAGTGTGAAGAGCAGCTAGAAACCGAAAGCTAG
- a CDS encoding acetamidase/formamidase family protein yields MRLTMVRIALHFGAWFLCATVPTFSTAQTTHEFNATTYYNTFSFDHPVALRISPGDHVVTKTIDARGGDENGRQVARGPNPQIGPFYVEGAEPGDVLVVKLEKIEPNRDTAFSSSILAPYAADPAFLRYEALKEQQMEVWELDLVERMARPTTAASREQGIEIPFRPMLGCVAVAPPRKEAVWTATPGEFGGNLDYFGMVAGVAVMLPVFEPGALLFIGDGHARQGEGEVVGNALEVSMDVEFSVELIKAKKIGWPRIETDEYIIVLGSARPLLQALQHATTELQRWLMTDYGYDERGSSLLMGHVLEYEVVQVVDPHFTIAAKIRKEFLQ; encoded by the coding sequence ATGCGTCTGACCATGGTCCGGATAGCGCTTCACTTCGGCGCTTGGTTCCTCTGTGCAACAGTTCCAACATTTTCAACTGCGCAAACAACTCACGAGTTTAACGCAACCACTTATTACAACACGTTCTCGTTCGACCATCCTGTGGCCTTACGGATCAGCCCTGGGGACCACGTTGTGACTAAAACGATCGACGCGCGCGGCGGCGACGAGAATGGAAGGCAGGTTGCACGAGGCCCAAATCCGCAAATTGGCCCATTTTACGTCGAAGGCGCCGAACCAGGAGATGTCCTTGTTGTGAAATTAGAGAAGATCGAACCGAATCGGGACACTGCGTTCTCAAGTTCGATATTGGCTCCCTACGCTGCCGATCCGGCATTCTTGCGATATGAGGCGCTCAAAGAACAGCAAATGGAAGTCTGGGAACTCGATCTTGTGGAGCGTATGGCGCGACCGACGACGGCAGCTTCACGGGAACAAGGCATTGAGATTCCCTTTCGGCCAATGCTCGGCTGCGTGGCTGTCGCACCGCCTCGAAAGGAAGCCGTCTGGACTGCAACACCAGGCGAATTTGGTGGAAATCTCGATTACTTCGGAATGGTCGCAGGAGTTGCAGTAATGCTCCCGGTATTTGAACCTGGGGCTTTACTGTTCATCGGTGACGGTCATGCACGGCAGGGAGAGGGTGAGGTCGTCGGCAACGCCCTTGAGGTCTCGATGGATGTTGAATTCTCTGTCGAACTAATCAAGGCCAAGAAGATTGGCTGGCCACGTATTGAAACGGATGAATACATCATTGTTCTCGGCAGCGCACGTCCATTACTGCAGGCACTGCAGCATGCAACAACCGAATTGCAGCGCTGGCTCATGACCGATTATGGATACGATGAGCGTGGCTCGTCGCTACTCATGGGCCACGTACTCGAATACGAGGTCGTTCAGGTTGTAGACCCACACTTCACGATCGCGGCAAAAATTCGTAAGGAGTTCCTACAGTAA